The Bradyrhizobium barranii subsp. barranii genome segment GCGCGATGACGTCGACGGCCATGGCCGCCGGCTCGCCGTTGCGCGGCGTCTCGCTGGAAAGGAAGTGCGTGGAGCCGTAGCCGCGCAGGTACGGGATGATCACGCGATAGCCGGCCTTTGCCAGGATCGGCGCGACATCGACGAAGGCGTGAATGTCGTAAGGCCAGCCGTGCAGCAGGATTGCGACAGGACCGTTCGACGGGCCGGCCTCGGCATAGCCGACATTGAGAACGCCGGCGTCGACCTGCTTGATCGGACCGAACGACGCATTCGATGCGGACGACTTCGGCGCGTCCGTTTCGGCCCGGGCGAGGTCGATCACGCCGAGACCGACGGCGACGGTTCCCGCGGCGACGCCGAAAAATTTTCGGCGGTGCTGGTCGATGATCTGTTTCATGGTGGTGCTACCTTGTTGATGGTTGATGATGGTGCGTCAGATCAGCGCGACCGTGACGTCGATATTGCCGCGGACGGCCTTGGAATAGGGGCAGGTCTGGTGCGCCTCATCGACGATGCCGCGCGCGATCTCGCGATCGAGTCCCGGCAGGCTGACGTTGAGGCGTGCGCTAAGCGAATAGGCGCCCTCGTCGAGCACGAGATCGATCTCCGCATCGATCGCGCATTTCCGGGGAAGCTCGATCTTGCGCTTGCGGGCCGCGATCTCCATCGCGCCTTCGAAGCAGGCCGACCAGCCGGCCGCGAACAATTGCTCGGGATTGGTGCCGATGCCGGTGCCGCCCGGCGGCGACAGCTTGACATCGAGGCGGCCGTCGGAGCTGCGCGATATGCCGTCGTGCCGTCCGCCGCCGGTATGGGTCCTGGCCGTGTAGAGCAGTTTTGCCGCTTGCGTCATGAAGGTCTCCTTGCCGTCGCGCAACTGACTAGCAGCGGCCGCGGCAGGACACCCGTTTGGACTTGTGAGAAGTTGTGAGGCCCCGGCGCGCAGCCCCGCCACGAGGCCTGCATCAGCGGTCTGATGCCGATGCAGGTGCGGCCTTGCCGGATTGCGATCATCTGGCTATCCGGTCCGTTAGAAAGGACCAAGATTTCGCCATGACCGAGCCGGCCGGCACCGCAACGGGAACCCTATCGTTCGGGCCATTCACCGTGACATCGCATGAAAGGCTCGTGATGCGCGACGGCGTCGCGCTGCCGCTCGGCGCGAAGGCCTTCGACACGCTGATTGCACTGATGTCGCGGCCGAACGAGGTCGTCAGCAAATGGGATCTGATGGCACTGGTGTGGCCCGGCATGGCCGTCGAGGAAGCCAATCTGCGCTTTCACGTCGCAGCCTTGCGCAAGGCGCTCGGCGACGGCAAGGACGGCGCCCGCTACATCACCACGCTCTCCGGCCGCGGCTATTGCTTCGTTGCGCCGATCTCGAAGGCGGAAATCGCGGCAGAGCGGCGTCCCGCGCAGCGGACGGAATTACCACCCGTCAAGCTGCCGAACCGGCTGCAACGGATGGTCGGGCGCGACGATGCGGTCGCCGCCGTCTCCAACAAGCTCATCGGCTCGCGCTTCGTCACGATCGTCGGTCCGGGCGGCGTCGGCAAGACCGCCGTTGCGGTGGCGATCGCGCACGACCTGCTCGAGACTTTCTCCGACGCCGCGCATTTCGTCGACCTCGCCGCGCTCAGCGATCCCGATCTCGTGATCACCTCGATCCTG includes the following:
- a CDS encoding organic hydroperoxide resistance protein; this encodes MTQAAKLLYTARTHTGGGRHDGISRSSDGRLDVKLSPPGGTGIGTNPEQLFAAGWSACFEGAMEIAARKRKIELPRKCAIDAEIDLVLDEGAYSLSARLNVSLPGLDREIARGIVDEAHQTCPYSKAVRGNIDVTVALI